One region of Manis pentadactyla isolate mManPen7 chromosome 9, mManPen7.hap1, whole genome shotgun sequence genomic DNA includes:
- the KCNJ11 gene encoding ATP-sensitive inward rectifier potassium channel 11: protein MLSRKGIIPEEYVLTRLAEDPAEPRYRARERKARFVSKNGNCNVAHKNIREQGRFLQDVFTTLVDLKWPHTLLIFTMSFLCSWLLFAMVWWLIAFAHGDLAPGEGTAVPCITSIRSFSSAFLFSIEVQVTIGFGGRMVTEECPLAILILIVQNIVGLMINAIMLGCIFMKTAQAHRRAETLIFSKHAVIAVRQGRLCFMLRVGDLRKSMIISATIHMQVVRKTTSPEGEVVPLHQVDIPMENGVGGNSIFLVAPLIIYHVIDANSPLYDLAPSDLHHHQDLEIIVILEGVVETTGITTQARTSYLADEILWGQRFVPIVAEEDGRYSVDYSKFGNTIKVPTPLCTARQLDEDHSLLDALTLASARGPLRKRSMAVAKAKPKFSISPDSLS from the coding sequence ATGCTGTCCCGCAAGGGCATCATCCCTGAGGAGTATGTGCTGACGCGGCTAGCAGAGGACCCTGCGGAGCCCAGGTACCGAGCTCGCGAGCGGAAGGCCCGCTTTGTGTCCAAGAACGGCAACTGCAACGTGGCCCACAAGAACATCCGGGAGCAGGGCCGCTTCCTGCAGGACGTATTCACCACTCTGGTGGACCTCAAGTGGCCACACACACTGCTCATCTTCACCATGTCCTTCTTGTGCAGCTGGCTGCTCTTTGCCATGGTCTGGTGGCTCATTGCTTTTGCCCACGGTGACCTTGCCCCTGGTGAGGGCACTGCTGTGCCCTGCATCACCAGCATCCGCTCTTTTTCATCTGCCTTCCTTTTCTCTATTGAGGTCCAGGTGACCATTGGTTTTGGTGGGCGCATGGTGACTGAGGAGTGCCCGTTGGCTATCCTGATCCTCATTGTGCAGAACATTGTAGGGCTCATGATCAATGCCATCATGCTGGGCTGCATCTTCATGAAGACTGCCCAGGCCCACCGGCGAGCGGAAACGCTCATCTTCAGCAAGCATGCTGTCATCGCTGTGCGCCAGGGCCGCCTCTGCTTCATGCTGCGCGTGGGCGACCTCCGCAAGAGCATGATTATCAGTGCCACCATCCACATGCAGGTGGTGCGCAAGACCACCAGCCCTGAGGGCGAAGTGGTGCCTCTCCACCAGGTGGACATCCCCATGGAGAATGGTGTGGGTGGCAACAGCATCTTCCTGGTGGCTCCCCTCATCATCTACCACGTCATTGATGCCAACAGTCCGCTCTATGACTTGGCTCCCAGCGACCTGCACCATCACCAGGACCTCGAGATCATCGTCATCCTGGAAGGCGTGGTGGAAACCACAGGCATCACCACCCAGGCCCGCACCTCCTACCTGGCTGACGAGATCCTGTGGGGCCAGCGCTTTGTACCCATCGTGGCTGAGGAGGATGGCCGATACTCCGTGGATTACTCTAAGTTTGGCAACACCATCAAAGTGCCCACCCCACTCTGCACAGCCCGCCAGCTAGATGAGGACCATAGCCTGCTGGACGCCCTGACCCTTGCGTCGGCCCGTGGCCCCCTGCGCAAGCGCAGCATGGCTGTGGCCAAGGCCAAGCCCAAGTTTAGCATCTCTCCAGATTCCCTGTCCTGA